The Brassica oleracea var. oleracea cultivar TO1000 chromosome C7, BOL, whole genome shotgun sequence sequence NNNNNNNNNNNNNNNNNNNNNNNNNNNNNNNNNNNNNNNNNNNNNNNNNNNNNNNNNNNNNNNNNNNNNNNNNNNNNNNNNNNNNNNNNNNNNNNNNNNNNNNNNNNNNNNNNNNNNNNNNNNNNNNNNNNNNNNNNNNNNNNNNNNNNNNNNNNNNNNNNNNNNNNNNNNNNNNNNNNNNNNNNNNNNNNNNNNNNNNNNNNNNNNNNNNNNNNNNNNNNNNNNNNNNNNNNNNNNNNNNNNNNNNNNNNNNNNNNNNNNNNNNNNNNNNNNNNNNNNNNNNNNNNNNNNNNNNNNNNNNNNNNNNNNNNNNNNNNNNNNNNNNNNNNNNNNNNNNNNNNNNNNNNNNNNNNNNNNNNNNNNNNNNNNNNNNNNNNNNNNNNNNNNNNNNNNNNNNNNNNNNNNNNNNNNNNNNNNNNNNNNNNNNNNNNNNNNNNNNNNNNNNNNNNNNNNNNNNNNNNNNNNNNNNNNNNNNNNNNNNNNNNNNNNNNNNNNNNNNNNNNNNNNNNNNNNNNNNNNNNNNNNNNNNNNNNNNNNNNNNNNNNNNNNNNNNNNNNNNNNNNNNNNNNNNNNNNNNNNNNNNNNNNNNNNNNNNNNNNNNNNNNNNNNNNNNNNNNNNNNNNNNNNNNNNNNNNNNNNNNNNNNNNNNNNNNNNNNNNNNNNNNNNNNNNNNNNNNNNNNNNNNNNNNNNNNNNNNNNNNNNNNNNNNNNNNNNNNNNNNNNNNNNNNNNNNNNNNNNNNNNNNNNNNNNNNNNNNNNNNNNNNNNNNNNNNNNNNNNNNNNNNNNNNNNNNNNNNNNNNNNNNNNNNNNNNNNNNNNNNNNNNNNNNNNNNNNNNNNNNNNNNNNNNNNNNNNNNNNNNNNNNNNNNNNNNNNNNNNNNNNNNNNNNNNNNNNNNNNNNNNNNNNNNNNNNNNNNNNNNNNNNNNNNNNNNNNNNNNNNNNNNNNNNNNNNNNNNCAATCTTGTAATTACTTGAAGATGATGAGGGTGAGAGAGTAAAGATGTCATTTTCGAAAAAAAAAGAAAAAAAAAATTGATGGCATTTTTGTAAATTATATGAACTTGTGGGGTGAATAGGACAAAACCAATTTTCAAAAAAAAAGGAGGTTAGTTTTGTGTTTAACTTTAAGTTGTAGGTCAATTTTGCAAAAAGCACTGCATATAAACAATGTAAGAGTAGAGGGAGAGAGATGTAGATTAACTTATATGACTATATTTATATAGACATTAAAACATGATCACCTCTAAGAAAATAGCGGCGAGCTCTAGGCCGATGAAACAGACGCCGCTGCAGCTTCAAGCGAGGTGTAGAGGGCTTAAATGGGTTGTTTTTCTATTTGTTTTAATATTTTTCCTGTCGCTAGTTGTCTATCATTTTGCTTCACTTGTTCAGCCACAGCCTCTACCGCTCCCGCAGTCTTCCAGCTTTTATGCGTTTGTTCCGCCTCTGATCTCAGCCAAAAAAAATTCTAACAACAATGATAACGTTAGTAACCTGATTTCATGTTCTAATGGATTGCCATATTATCTAAACCATGTTCTGATTAACGTTATATATGTTGCCACATTGACATTATACAAACTTCTACCATCGCTGATAACGTCGTAAGTAACCTAGTTTCATGTTTATGTTTGAAGTTATCCTACGAATGAGTTGCCTGCATTATACAAATTTAGAAGTTTTGTATAGAATATGGATCATACTTAGCATTTTCAATGGGTCGTCAGATAGTAACAGTTGGATGTGTATATAATATTATTATTAGGGACAGTTTGAGGCAGAAGATAGTAAAAATTTGGAAAGAATTCTAAGGGAAGCATCGACGGCGGAGAAGACCGTGATAGTGACGATGATGAATCAGGCTTATGCGGATCTAAACTCAACATTTGATGTGTTTCTCGAGGGCTTTCAAGTCGGTGATGGCACAGAGAAGTTGCTCCGTCACGTGCTCGTGGTGTGTTTGGACGAGAGAGCTTACTCACATTGCGTGGAGGTCTTTCCTCACCGTTGTTTCTTGCTGAGGACTACCGGCATTGATTTCTCAGGCGAGAGGCTGTTCACGGTGGGGGATTATCTCGAGATGATGTGGCGCCGAACTGAGTTCTTGGGTTCTTTGCTTAAGCTCGGATATAACTTCCTCTTCACGGTACCTCTCTAACCTAATCAAATGCGTTTTTGATATATTTTGGGTTATTTAGTAACAAAAGCGGGTTATAAACTAACTTGGTTATGTTGCTTCTTTGGTTTTTAATATACCACCCTTATGATTGTTTTCTTATATAATATCTTCCGGTATAAATTTGCTTTAGGACATGGATACAGTGTGGCTTCGAGATCAATTTCCTCGATTAATTCCGGATGTAGATTTTCAAATCGCTTGCGACCGCTTCAACGGAAATTCTAGCGACACCCGCAATTATCCCGATGGAGGATTCAAATTTGTCGTGGCGAACCACAGAACAATCGAGTTCTACAAGTATTGGTATGTGTCCAGACTAAGATACCCCGGCAATAACGAGCAGGACGTAATTAACAAGATCAAAGGCAATAAATTGTAACGACCGTGACCCAATGTGGGAAAGTCCATTTGTTTTTATTAATTAAAACCCAAAATCCTTCTTTTTATTTTGTCCCACATTGAAAGTTTAGAAAACCTACCTTCCTTCTCTTCTCTTATATAAGAAACTCCACCATTTCTCTTTATTCTCATCAAGTCAAAGTATTTCTTTGCGTGTGACGAGTTGTTGTTGAATTATTCGACGACCAGTCACTAGTGAATTTTCCGGTGGGATTTCCGGGTGAGCTTCCGGCGAGATTTTTGGGCGAGCTTCCGGCGGGATTTCTGGACGAGCTTCCGTCGGATTTTTCTAGTAAGTTTGTCGCCTCCTTACTTCTAGTTACAGAAATCTATTTTAGAAAGGTTGTTATTTTAGGAAAGTTTCTACTTTAGGAAAGTTTCTATTTTAGGAAAGGTTCCATTTTAGGAAAGGTTCCATTTTAGGAAAAGTTCTATTTTCGGAAACTTTATTTTTGGAGAATCTGAGCCTAAGTCGTTCATTGTCGTGTTGCAGTTGACCTCAGTTGACCGCATCTTCCATTGTTTATTTCCTGCCAGTGGCTAAGTTGGCTAAGGTGAGGGTCTATTCCGTAAATCCCGTACCAGTGTAGAATTCTCTCTATGTTAGTTTAGATTTCGAATCATGATCCGTCTGTTTGAATTGAGTCTGTCTGAGTCTTGATTGTTAGTTAGTTCATTCATTGTAAATTGGAACTAGGGGTCTAGAGGATTCAACCGTTGATTTGATTGTGTGATATTAAGAAATGTGATGAGTGCGGGGGCCAGAGAGATCTGGACTAGCGACGCATATGAGTACGGGGCCAGAGAAATTTGAGCTAGCGACGTATAGTGTGCGGGGCAACAGAGACATCTGAGATAGCGACGCATATGTGATGAGTACGGGGGCCCAGAGACGTCTGAGCTAGCGACGTATATATTGTGTGGTGCGGGGTGATGAGACGTTTGTATGAGTAGGGACTATGTGAGAGGGCGGGGGTCCAGAGATGTCTGGATTATAGACGCAGCTTTGGTGGGCGGGGGCTCAGAGACTTCTGGGCTAGCAACGCAGGGTGTTTGGGGCGTGNNNNNNNNNNNNNNNNNNNNNNNNNNNNNNNNNNNNNNNNNNNNNNNNNNNNNNNNNNNNNNNNNNNNNNNNNNNNNNNNNNNNNNNNNNNNNNNNNNNNNNNNNNNNNNNNNNNNNNNNNNNNNNNNNNNNNNNNNNNNNNNNNNNNNNNNNNNNNNNNNNNNNNNNNNNNNNNNNNNNNNNNNNNNNNNNNNNNNNNNNNNNNNNNNNNNNNNNNNNNNNNNNNNNNNNNNNNNNNNNNNNNNNNNNNNNNNNNNNNNNNNNNNNNNNNNNNNNNNNNNNNNNNNNNNNNNNNNNNNNNNNNNNNNNNNNNNNNNNNNNNNNNNNNNNNNNNNNNNNNNNNNNNNNNNNNNNNNNNNNNNNNNNNNNNNNNNNNNNNNNNNNNNNNNNNNNNNNNNNNNNNNNNNNNNNNNNNNNNNNNNNNNNNNNNNNNNNNNNNNNNNNNNNNNNNNNNNNNNNNNNNNNNNNNNNNNNNNNNNNNNNNNNNNNNNNNNNNNNNNNNNNNNNNNNNNNNNNNNNNNNNNNNNNNNNNNNNNNNNNNNNNNNNNNNNNNNNNNNNNNNNNNNNNNNNNNNNNNNNNNNNNNNNNNNNNNNNNNNNNNNNNNNNNNNNNNNNNNNNNNNNNNNNNNNNNNNNNNNNNNNNNNNNNNNNNNNNNNNNNNNNNNNNNNNNNNNNNNNNNNNNNNNNNNNNNNNNN is a genomic window containing:
- the LOC106302680 gene encoding uncharacterized protein At4g15970-like encodes the protein MITSKKIAASSRPMKQTPLQLQARCRGLKWVVFLFVLIFFLSLVVYHFASLVQPQPLPLPQSSSFYAFVPPLISAKKNSNNNDNGQFEAEDSKNLERILREASTAEKTVIVTMMNQAYADLNSTFDVFLEGFQVGDGTEKLLRHVLVVCLDERAYSHCVEVFPHRCFLLRTTGIDFSGERLFTVGDYLEMMWRRTEFLGSLLKLGYNFLFTDMDTVWLRDQFPRLIPDVDFQIACDRFNGNSSDTRNYPDGGFKFVVANHRTIEFYKYWYVSRLRYPGNNEQDVINKIKGNKL